The Salvelinus fontinalis isolate EN_2023a chromosome 39, ASM2944872v1, whole genome shotgun sequence genome has a window encoding:
- the LOC129838923 gene encoding zinc finger protein 135-like isoform X2 — MDKRVKKSTAGPPLPLSSLRLLVSPLRLMYSFVWHVVNQRNVMHYGKVEEFVTVVTEAVPKLLSFKQRAQLILGLRARMILELFRNDPPNLQDIQRLLEKMNILGQQDAEVDESQANFVALVQTLLKNPYERKHFFQEEFHTHYGSKYDTALQALVGGLVLRLERLLSVPDLSQIASIISAAPSDLEECGQSVSDPEHLKILLQHQNLLNKIQLVPVTSSVGDCVLSSLSFRLTCGMQSMQTDFDEPAESLEAALSIMSPASFSDLEDLGMMSVESDHAGAVTTVEREDQNARDNGGRVKNSVLDSEEDNALSKNDIVSPTPQSVSRPVGGAPTVESMLPTESHKELATLMNTFITEASPSHIVTPATVTNGNQPDNQPVELASVHQWVSHIASNSISLPSLPPLPQNNDVDKEIRSGDTCLGSSVEIGGQETEVNLFERAVIRRRLPKPQRITVPSKRKIPEATIICLECGKSFVYSSQLENHLRIHTGEKPFKCTECGRAFRSLGGMTTHMKNHSEARPFKCEKCDKGFRKKADLKKHQPIHMGAKPHKCTICGKGFTQAFYCRIHIQSHASENNFPCTHCQKRFPTQYKLSVHERWHTMERPFICEQCGMRFFHPSGLKRHMGYHIGNRPFLCAQCGKTFVYEFDLKKHQRDHGPKPKIPCPVCQKVFGSNGLIKAHMFTHTSVKPYRCDICDKTFKQSSSLSSHKRLHTGERPYHCDICGKTYKLNQHLKEHIIIHHTTEGHPCDQCGKVFKLRRLLKAHERLHSGERSEHTRKYSHTSRRRRNSSKMS, encoded by the exons ATGGACAAACGAGTCAAGAAGAGTACAGCCG gtccccctcttcctctctcctctttgcgACTATTGGTTTCTCCCCTGCGGCTGATGTATTCATTTGTATGGCATGTGGTGAATCAACGCAATGTGATGCACTATGGGAAGGTCGAGGAATTTGTAACTGTGGTGACTGAAGCTGTTCCAAAGTTGCTGAGTTTCAAACAGAGGGCTCAACTCATCCTGGGCCTGAGAGCAAGG ATGATCTTGGAGTTGTTCCGCAACGACCCACCCAACCTTCAGGACATCCAACGTCTCCTGGAAAAGATGAACATCTTGGGG CAGCAAGATGCAGAAGTGGATGAGTCACAGGCTAACTTTGTGGCGCTGGTCCAAACCCTGCTGAAAAACCCTTACGAGAGGAAGCACTTCTTCCAG GAGGAGTTCCATACACATTATGGCTCCAAGTATGACACAGCACTGCAGGCCCTTGTGGGAGGCTTGGTCCTCAGACTGGAACGACTGCTATCTGTGCCAGATCTCTCCCAG ATAGCATCCATtatcagtgctgccccctctgaCCTGGAGGAGTGTGGACAGTCTGTGTCTGACCCTGAGCACCTGAAGATCCTCCTCCAGCACCAGAACCTGCTAAATAAGATTCAGTTGG TACCTGTCACGTCCTCTGTAGGGGACTGTGTGCTGTCCTCGCTGTCTTTCCGCTTAACCTGTGGAATGCAGTCCATGCAGACAGATTTTGACGAACCAGCGGAATCATTAGAAGCTGCTCTAAGCATCATGAGCCCTGCCTCCTTCAGTGACTTGGAGGATCTGGGAATGATGTCAGTTGAATCGGACCACGCTGGAGCAGTAACTACTGTGGAGAGAGAAGACCAGAATGCCAGGGATAACGGAGGTCGGGTGAAAAATTCAGTACTCGACAGTGAAGAAGACAATGCACTGTCAAAGAACGACATAGTCTCACCTACTCCTCAAAGTGTAAGCAGGCCAGTGGGAGGGGCACCAACAGTAGAGAGCATGCTGCCAACAGAGAGTCACAAAGAGCTTGCAACACTGATGAATACTTTCATCACCGAAGCCTCTCCTTCACATATTGTCACCCCTGCCACGGTCACCAATGGGAACCAGCCAGATAACCAGCCGGTCGAGCTAGCGAGTGTCCACCAGTGGGTCTCCCATATTGCAAGTAACTCGATCTCGCTCCCTTCCTTGCCACCCCTTCCACAAAACAATGATGTAGACAAGGAGATCCGGTCAGGTGACACGTGTCTTGGAAGCAGTGTGGAAATTGGGGGGCAGGAAACAGAAGTCAATCTCTTTGAGAGGGCTGTTATCCGAAGGAGACTGCCCAAACCACAAAGAATAACGGTACCCTCGAAGAGGAAAATCCCTGAGGCAACCATCATTTGCCTggagtgtggaaagagttttgtcTATTCGTCTCAGCTGGAAAATCACCTCcgcattcacacaggagagaaacctttcaaATGCACTGAGTGTGGCAGGGCCTTCAGGTCCTTAGGAGGTATGACCACTCATATGAAAAATCACTCTGAAGCGCGGCCATTTAAGTGTGAAAAGTGTGACAAGGGCTTTCGGAAAAAGGCTGACCTGAAGAAGCATCAGCCCATCCATATGGGTGCGAAACCACACAAATGCACCATCTGCGGAAAGGGCTTCACCCAAGCATTCTATTGCAGAATACACATCCAGTCTCATGCAAGTGAAAATAACTTTCCCTGCACCCATTGTCAGAAGAGATTCCCAACCCAATACAAGCTGTCTGTCCACGAGCGCTGGCACACCATGGAGCGCCCGTTCATCTGTGAGCAGTGTGGGATGCGCTTCTTTCATCCCAGTGGGCTGAAGAGGCACATGGGCTATCACATTGGGAACCGCCCGTTCCTGTGTGCCCAGTGTGGAAAGACTTTTGTTTATGAGTTTGACCTGAAGAAACACCAAAGGGACCATGGCCCCAAGCCCAAGATCCCATGCCCTGTCTGCCAGAAGGTGTTTGGCAGCAACGGACTCATTAAGGCCCACATGTTTACGCACACCTCTGTAAAACCTTACAGATGTGACATATGtgacaagacctttaaacagagcAGCAGCTTGAGCAGTCACAAACGTCTGCACACGGGCGAACGCCCTTACCACTGCGACATATGTGGGAAGACATACAAGCTGAATCAGCACCTGAAGGAGCACATAATTATCCACCACACGACGGAGGGGCACCCCTGTGACCAGTGTGGAAAGGTCTTCAAGTTACGACGTCTTCTGAAGGCGCATGAGCGGTTGCACTCAGGAGAGCGATCTGAGCATACAAGGAAATACAGTCACACCAGCCGTCGCAGGAGAAATTCCTCCAAAATGAGTTGA
- the LOC129838923 gene encoding zinc finger protein 135-like isoform X1, with translation MDKRVKKSTAGTGPPLPLSSLRLLVSPLRLMYSFVWHVVNQRNVMHYGKVEEFVTVVTEAVPKLLSFKQRAQLILGLRARMILELFRNDPPNLQDIQRLLEKMNILGQQDAEVDESQANFVALVQTLLKNPYERKHFFQEEFHTHYGSKYDTALQALVGGLVLRLERLLSVPDLSQIASIISAAPSDLEECGQSVSDPEHLKILLQHQNLLNKIQLVPVTSSVGDCVLSSLSFRLTCGMQSMQTDFDEPAESLEAALSIMSPASFSDLEDLGMMSVESDHAGAVTTVEREDQNARDNGGRVKNSVLDSEEDNALSKNDIVSPTPQSVSRPVGGAPTVESMLPTESHKELATLMNTFITEASPSHIVTPATVTNGNQPDNQPVELASVHQWVSHIASNSISLPSLPPLPQNNDVDKEIRSGDTCLGSSVEIGGQETEVNLFERAVIRRRLPKPQRITVPSKRKIPEATIICLECGKSFVYSSQLENHLRIHTGEKPFKCTECGRAFRSLGGMTTHMKNHSEARPFKCEKCDKGFRKKADLKKHQPIHMGAKPHKCTICGKGFTQAFYCRIHIQSHASENNFPCTHCQKRFPTQYKLSVHERWHTMERPFICEQCGMRFFHPSGLKRHMGYHIGNRPFLCAQCGKTFVYEFDLKKHQRDHGPKPKIPCPVCQKVFGSNGLIKAHMFTHTSVKPYRCDICDKTFKQSSSLSSHKRLHTGERPYHCDICGKTYKLNQHLKEHIIIHHTTEGHPCDQCGKVFKLRRLLKAHERLHSGERSEHTRKYSHTSRRRRNSSKMS, from the exons ATGGACAAACGAGTCAAGAAGAGTACAGCCGGTACGG gtccccctcttcctctctcctctttgcgACTATTGGTTTCTCCCCTGCGGCTGATGTATTCATTTGTATGGCATGTGGTGAATCAACGCAATGTGATGCACTATGGGAAGGTCGAGGAATTTGTAACTGTGGTGACTGAAGCTGTTCCAAAGTTGCTGAGTTTCAAACAGAGGGCTCAACTCATCCTGGGCCTGAGAGCAAGG ATGATCTTGGAGTTGTTCCGCAACGACCCACCCAACCTTCAGGACATCCAACGTCTCCTGGAAAAGATGAACATCTTGGGG CAGCAAGATGCAGAAGTGGATGAGTCACAGGCTAACTTTGTGGCGCTGGTCCAAACCCTGCTGAAAAACCCTTACGAGAGGAAGCACTTCTTCCAG GAGGAGTTCCATACACATTATGGCTCCAAGTATGACACAGCACTGCAGGCCCTTGTGGGAGGCTTGGTCCTCAGACTGGAACGACTGCTATCTGTGCCAGATCTCTCCCAG ATAGCATCCATtatcagtgctgccccctctgaCCTGGAGGAGTGTGGACAGTCTGTGTCTGACCCTGAGCACCTGAAGATCCTCCTCCAGCACCAGAACCTGCTAAATAAGATTCAGTTGG TACCTGTCACGTCCTCTGTAGGGGACTGTGTGCTGTCCTCGCTGTCTTTCCGCTTAACCTGTGGAATGCAGTCCATGCAGACAGATTTTGACGAACCAGCGGAATCATTAGAAGCTGCTCTAAGCATCATGAGCCCTGCCTCCTTCAGTGACTTGGAGGATCTGGGAATGATGTCAGTTGAATCGGACCACGCTGGAGCAGTAACTACTGTGGAGAGAGAAGACCAGAATGCCAGGGATAACGGAGGTCGGGTGAAAAATTCAGTACTCGACAGTGAAGAAGACAATGCACTGTCAAAGAACGACATAGTCTCACCTACTCCTCAAAGTGTAAGCAGGCCAGTGGGAGGGGCACCAACAGTAGAGAGCATGCTGCCAACAGAGAGTCACAAAGAGCTTGCAACACTGATGAATACTTTCATCACCGAAGCCTCTCCTTCACATATTGTCACCCCTGCCACGGTCACCAATGGGAACCAGCCAGATAACCAGCCGGTCGAGCTAGCGAGTGTCCACCAGTGGGTCTCCCATATTGCAAGTAACTCGATCTCGCTCCCTTCCTTGCCACCCCTTCCACAAAACAATGATGTAGACAAGGAGATCCGGTCAGGTGACACGTGTCTTGGAAGCAGTGTGGAAATTGGGGGGCAGGAAACAGAAGTCAATCTCTTTGAGAGGGCTGTTATCCGAAGGAGACTGCCCAAACCACAAAGAATAACGGTACCCTCGAAGAGGAAAATCCCTGAGGCAACCATCATTTGCCTggagtgtggaaagagttttgtcTATTCGTCTCAGCTGGAAAATCACCTCcgcattcacacaggagagaaacctttcaaATGCACTGAGTGTGGCAGGGCCTTCAGGTCCTTAGGAGGTATGACCACTCATATGAAAAATCACTCTGAAGCGCGGCCATTTAAGTGTGAAAAGTGTGACAAGGGCTTTCGGAAAAAGGCTGACCTGAAGAAGCATCAGCCCATCCATATGGGTGCGAAACCACACAAATGCACCATCTGCGGAAAGGGCTTCACCCAAGCATTCTATTGCAGAATACACATCCAGTCTCATGCAAGTGAAAATAACTTTCCCTGCACCCATTGTCAGAAGAGATTCCCAACCCAATACAAGCTGTCTGTCCACGAGCGCTGGCACACCATGGAGCGCCCGTTCATCTGTGAGCAGTGTGGGATGCGCTTCTTTCATCCCAGTGGGCTGAAGAGGCACATGGGCTATCACATTGGGAACCGCCCGTTCCTGTGTGCCCAGTGTGGAAAGACTTTTGTTTATGAGTTTGACCTGAAGAAACACCAAAGGGACCATGGCCCCAAGCCCAAGATCCCATGCCCTGTCTGCCAGAAGGTGTTTGGCAGCAACGGACTCATTAAGGCCCACATGTTTACGCACACCTCTGTAAAACCTTACAGATGTGACATATGtgacaagacctttaaacagagcAGCAGCTTGAGCAGTCACAAACGTCTGCACACGGGCGAACGCCCTTACCACTGCGACATATGTGGGAAGACATACAAGCTGAATCAGCACCTGAAGGAGCACATAATTATCCACCACACGACGGAGGGGCACCCCTGTGACCAGTGTGGAAAGGTCTTCAAGTTACGACGTCTTCTGAAGGCGCATGAGCGGTTGCACTCAGGAGAGCGATCTGAGCATACAAGGAAATACAGTCACACCAGCCGTCGCAGGAGAAATTCCTCCAAAATGAGTTGA